A single Muntiacus reevesi chromosome 9, mMunRee1.1, whole genome shotgun sequence DNA region contains:
- the LOC136175222 gene encoding olfactory receptor 4C16-like: MQLKNNVTEFVLLGLTQDPVRKKIVFVIFLIFYLGTLLGNSLIIVTIKTSRALGNPMYFFLFQLSVYDACFSTSIAPRMIADALLKNATISFNECMIQVFTFHFFDCLEIFILVLMAVDRYVAICKRLHYTTIMSHQVCGVLMSLTWLGSCVHSSAQIFLVLSLPFCGPNVIDHYFCDLQPLLKLACADTYVTNFLLVSNSGAICTVSFLMLVLSYAIILHCLRNHSAEGRKKALSTCISHIIVVILFFGPCIFIYTRPATTFSMDKMIAVFYTIGTPLSNPLIYTLRNAEVKNVMRMLWSKKLMSDDKR; the protein is encoded by the coding sequence ATGCAGCTGAAAAATAATGTGACTGAGTTTGTTCTGCTTGGGTTGACACAAGATCCTGTTAGGAAGAAAATAGtgtttgtcattttcttgattttctacttgGGGACCTTGTTGGGTAACTCGCTGATTATTGTTACCATCAAGACCAGCAGGGCACTTGGGAATccaatgtatttcttccttttccaattATCCGTATATGATGCCTGCTTCTCTACTTCCATAGCCCCTAGGATGATTGCTGATGCCCTTCTGAAGAATGCCACTATCTCTTTCAATGAGTGCATGATCCAAGTCTTTACATTCCATTTCTTTGACTGCCTGGAGATCTTCATCCTTGTCCTCATGGCtgttgaccgctatgtggccatctgtaagcgtCTACACTACACGACCATCATGAGTCATCAAGTCTGTGGTGTGCTAATGTCCCTGACCTGGTTGGGGTCCTGCGTGCATTCATCAGCTCAGATTTTTCTAGTCTTGAGTCTGCCTTTCTGTGGTCCCAATGTAATTGATCACTACTTCTGTGACTTGCAGCCTTTGTTGAAACTGGCCTGTGCAGACACCTATGTGACCAATTTCCTCTTGGTGTCCAACAGCGGGGCCATCTGCACAGTGAGTTTTCTCATGCTGGTGTTATCCTATGCCATCATCTTGCACTGTCTGAGAAACCACAGTgctgaagggaggaaaaaagccctctccacctgcatctcccacatcatCGTGGTCATCTTGTTCTTTGGTccttgcatatttatatacactcgCCCGGCTACCACCTTCTCCATGGATAAGATGATAGCTGTGTTTTATACAATTGGGACACCTTTGTCCAACCCTCTGATTTATACTCTCaggaatgcagaagtgaaaaatgtcatgaggATGTTATGGAGTAAGAAGTTGATGTCAGATGACAAAAGATGA